In Acinonyx jubatus isolate Ajub_Pintada_27869175 chromosome B3, VMU_Ajub_asm_v1.0, whole genome shotgun sequence, a genomic segment contains:
- the ZWILCH gene encoding protein zwilch homolog isoform X5, which yields MAHNPNMTHLKTNHPVTALPALWVRCDSSDPEGTCWLGAELVTTNDNITGIVLYTVSCKADKNYSVNLEDLKSSHKKRHHLSTVTARGFAQYELFKSMALDDTLAASQTTITLDISWSPVDEILQTPPLSSTATLNIKVESGEPRGPLNHLQREVKFLLVLADGLRTGVSEWPEPLEVKSAVDLVQEFLNDLNKLDGFGDSTKKDTETVKHDSAAVDRTIECLFTVRGDLDFAEQLWFKMSSSVISYQDLVKCFTLIIQSLQRGDIQPWLHSGSNSLLSKLIHQSYHGTMDTISLSGIVPVKMLLEIGLDKLKKDYISFFIGQELASLNHLEYFITPSVDIQEQVCRVQKLHHILEILVSCMLFIKPQHELLFALTQSCIRYYKQNPLDEQHIFQLPVRPTAVKSLYQSEKPQKWKVEISGGQKKVKTVWQLSDSAPVDHLSFHKPDVSELTLNGSLEERMFYTNMVTCSQVHFK from the exons ATGGCTCACAATCCTAATATGACCCACTTGAAGACTAATCATCCAGTTActgcccttcctgccctgtgGGTGAGGTGTGACAGTTCAGATCCTGAAGGGACCTGTTGGCTGGGAGCTGAGCTTGTCACCACAAATGACAACATTACAGGAATTGTCTTATATACGGTCAGTTGTAAAG CTGATAAAAATTATTCTGTAAATCTTGAAGACCTAAAAAGTTCACATAAGAAAAGACATCACTTGTCTACT GTAACAGCCAGGGGCTTTGCCCAGTATGAGCTGTTTAAGTCCATGGCCTTGGACGACACACTTGCCGCATCACAGACTACGATCACTTTGGATATTTCCTGGAGTCCCGTGGATGAGATTCTTCAAACCCCTCCACTGTCCTCAACTGCAACCCTG AATATTAAAGTGGAATCGGGAGAGCCCAGAGGTCCTTTGAATCATCTCCAGAGAGAAGTGAAATTTCTCCTT GTCTTGGCTGATGGTTTGAGGACGGGTGTAAGCGAATGGCCTGAGCCTCTGGAAGTAAAGTCTGCCGTTGATCTTGTGCAGGAATTTCTGAATG ACTTAAATAAGCTGGATGGATTTGGTGATTctacaaaaaaagacacagag ACAGTGAAGCATGACAGTGCTGCAGTTGACCGTACCATCGAGTGTCTTTTCACAGTGCGGGGCGATCTCGATTTTGCTGAGCAGCTGTGGTTCAAAATGAGCAGTA GTGTGATTTCTTATCAAGACTTGGTGAAATGTTTCACGCTGATCATCCAGAGTCTACAACGTGGTGATATACAACCATGG ctCCATAGTGGGAGTAACAGTTTACTAAGTAAGCTTATTCATCAGTCTTATCACGGAACCATGGATACAATTTCTCTCAGTGGGATTGTTCCAGTTAAGATGCTTTTGGAAATTGGTCTGGACAAACTAAAGAAAGATTATATCAGTTTTTTCATAG GTCAGGAACTTGCATCTTTGAATCATTTG GAATATTTCATAACTCCATCAGTAGATATACAAGAACAGGTGTGTCGTGTTCAAAAACTCCACCATATTCTAGAAATATTAGTCAGTTGCATGCTTTTCATTAAACCCCAACATGAGCTCCTCTTTGCTTTAACACA atCCTGCATAAGATACTACAAACAAAATCCTCTTGACGAGCAACACATTTTTCAGCTGCCAGTCAGACCAACTGCTGTAAAAAGCTTATATCAAAG tGAGAAGCCACAGAAATGGAAAGTGGAAATCAGTGGTGGTCAGAAGAAGgtgaaaacagtttggcagctgAGTGACAGTGCACCTGTAGACCATCTGAGTTTCCACAAACCTG ATGTTTCTGAATTAACATTAAACGGTAGCCTGGAAGAAAGGATGTTCTATACTAACATGGTCACCTGCAGCCAGGTGCATTTCAAGTGA
- the ZWILCH gene encoding protein zwilch homolog isoform X2: MMWSRMNRAAEEFYSRLLREFDEEKKGIHKDPFIYEPLEKEETSHVEELQSEETAISDFSTGENVGPLALPVGRASLLSLLLNLYPYRIGFPIGRSYDPVTFLSLPAVCILICLVCPSPTSSLGELFMQLIGLYTMAHNPNMTHLKTNHPVTALPALWVRCDSSDPEGTCWLGAELVTTNDNITGIVLYTVSCKADKNYSVNLEDLKSSHKKRHHLSTVTARGFAQYELFKSMALDDTLAASQTTITLDISWSPVDEILQTPPLSSTATLNIKVESGEPRGPLNHLQREVKFLLVLADGLRTGVSEWPEPLEVKSAVDLVQEFLNDLNKLDGFGDSTKKDTETVKHDSAAVDRTIECLFTVRGDLDFAEQLWFKMSSSVISYQDLVKCFTLIIQSLQRGDIQPWLHSGSNSLLSKLIHQSYHGTMDTISLSGIVPVKMLLEIGLDKLKKDYISFFIGQELASLNHLEYFITPSVDIQEQVCRVQKLHHILEILVSCMLFIKPQHELLFALTQSCIRYYKQNPLDEQHIFQLPVRPTAVKSLYQSEKPQKWKVEISGGQKKVKTVWQLSDSAPVDHLSFHKPDVSELTLNGSLEERMFYTNMVTCSQVHFK; this comes from the exons cctttagagaaggaagaaacaagtcATGTTGAAGAACTACAGTCTGAAGAAACTGCTATTTCTGATTTCTCTACTGGGGAGAATGTTGGACCACTTGCTTTACCAGTTGGGAGAGCAAG CCTGCTTTCACTCCTACTGAACCTCTACCCTTACCGAATTGGATTCCCCATTGGTAGAAGTTATGATCCTGTCACATTCTTGTCACTTCCTGCTGTGTGCATCTTGATCTGCCTGgtgtgcccttctcccacttcttcactgggtgaattgtttat GCAGTTAATTGGACTTTACACTATGGCTCACAATCCTAATATGACCCACTTGAAGACTAATCATCCAGTTActgcccttcctgccctgtgGGTGAGGTGTGACAGTTCAGATCCTGAAGGGACCTGTTGGCTGGGAGCTGAGCTTGTCACCACAAATGACAACATTACAGGAATTGTCTTATATACGGTCAGTTGTAAAG CTGATAAAAATTATTCTGTAAATCTTGAAGACCTAAAAAGTTCACATAAGAAAAGACATCACTTGTCTACT GTAACAGCCAGGGGCTTTGCCCAGTATGAGCTGTTTAAGTCCATGGCCTTGGACGACACACTTGCCGCATCACAGACTACGATCACTTTGGATATTTCCTGGAGTCCCGTGGATGAGATTCTTCAAACCCCTCCACTGTCCTCAACTGCAACCCTG AATATTAAAGTGGAATCGGGAGAGCCCAGAGGTCCTTTGAATCATCTCCAGAGAGAAGTGAAATTTCTCCTT GTCTTGGCTGATGGTTTGAGGACGGGTGTAAGCGAATGGCCTGAGCCTCTGGAAGTAAAGTCTGCCGTTGATCTTGTGCAGGAATTTCTGAATG ACTTAAATAAGCTGGATGGATTTGGTGATTctacaaaaaaagacacagag ACAGTGAAGCATGACAGTGCTGCAGTTGACCGTACCATCGAGTGTCTTTTCACAGTGCGGGGCGATCTCGATTTTGCTGAGCAGCTGTGGTTCAAAATGAGCAGTA GTGTGATTTCTTATCAAGACTTGGTGAAATGTTTCACGCTGATCATCCAGAGTCTACAACGTGGTGATATACAACCATGG ctCCATAGTGGGAGTAACAGTTTACTAAGTAAGCTTATTCATCAGTCTTATCACGGAACCATGGATACAATTTCTCTCAGTGGGATTGTTCCAGTTAAGATGCTTTTGGAAATTGGTCTGGACAAACTAAAGAAAGATTATATCAGTTTTTTCATAG GTCAGGAACTTGCATCTTTGAATCATTTG GAATATTTCATAACTCCATCAGTAGATATACAAGAACAGGTGTGTCGTGTTCAAAAACTCCACCATATTCTAGAAATATTAGTCAGTTGCATGCTTTTCATTAAACCCCAACATGAGCTCCTCTTTGCTTTAACACA atCCTGCATAAGATACTACAAACAAAATCCTCTTGACGAGCAACACATTTTTCAGCTGCCAGTCAGACCAACTGCTGTAAAAAGCTTATATCAAAG tGAGAAGCCACAGAAATGGAAAGTGGAAATCAGTGGTGGTCAGAAGAAGgtgaaaacagtttggcagctgAGTGACAGTGCACCTGTAGACCATCTGAGTTTCCACAAACCTG ATGTTTCTGAATTAACATTAAACGGTAGCCTGGAAGAAAGGATGTTCTATACTAACATGGTCACCTGCAGCCAGGTGCATTTCAAGTGA
- the ZWILCH gene encoding protein zwilch homolog isoform X1 — translation MMWSRMNRAAEEFYSRLLREFDEEKKGIHKDPFIYETDVQGQLIGKGQPNPLKNILNENDMIFIVEKLPLEKEETSHVEELQSEETAISDFSTGENVGPLALPVGRASLLSLLLNLYPYRIGFPIGRSYDPVTFLSLPAVCILICLVCPSPTSSLGELFMQLIGLYTMAHNPNMTHLKTNHPVTALPALWVRCDSSDPEGTCWLGAELVTTNDNITGIVLYTVSCKADKNYSVNLEDLKSSHKKRHHLSTVTARGFAQYELFKSMALDDTLAASQTTITLDISWSPVDEILQTPPLSSTATLNIKVESGEPRGPLNHLQREVKFLLVLADGLRTGVSEWPEPLEVKSAVDLVQEFLNDLNKLDGFGDSTKKDTETVKHDSAAVDRTIECLFTVRGDLDFAEQLWFKMSSSVISYQDLVKCFTLIIQSLQRGDIQPWLHSGSNSLLSKLIHQSYHGTMDTISLSGIVPVKMLLEIGLDKLKKDYISFFIGQELASLNHLEYFITPSVDIQEQVCRVQKLHHILEILVSCMLFIKPQHELLFALTQSCIRYYKQNPLDEQHIFQLPVRPTAVKSLYQSEKPQKWKVEISGGQKKVKTVWQLSDSAPVDHLSFHKPDVSELTLNGSLEERMFYTNMVTCSQVHFK, via the exons ACTGATGTTCAAGGGCAGTTGATCGGCAAAGGCCAACCAAAccctttgaaaaatattctaaatgaaaATGATATGATATTCATTGTAGAGAAATTG cctttagagaaggaagaaacaagtcATGTTGAAGAACTACAGTCTGAAGAAACTGCTATTTCTGATTTCTCTACTGGGGAGAATGTTGGACCACTTGCTTTACCAGTTGGGAGAGCAAG CCTGCTTTCACTCCTACTGAACCTCTACCCTTACCGAATTGGATTCCCCATTGGTAGAAGTTATGATCCTGTCACATTCTTGTCACTTCCTGCTGTGTGCATCTTGATCTGCCTGgtgtgcccttctcccacttcttcactgggtgaattgtttat GCAGTTAATTGGACTTTACACTATGGCTCACAATCCTAATATGACCCACTTGAAGACTAATCATCCAGTTActgcccttcctgccctgtgGGTGAGGTGTGACAGTTCAGATCCTGAAGGGACCTGTTGGCTGGGAGCTGAGCTTGTCACCACAAATGACAACATTACAGGAATTGTCTTATATACGGTCAGTTGTAAAG CTGATAAAAATTATTCTGTAAATCTTGAAGACCTAAAAAGTTCACATAAGAAAAGACATCACTTGTCTACT GTAACAGCCAGGGGCTTTGCCCAGTATGAGCTGTTTAAGTCCATGGCCTTGGACGACACACTTGCCGCATCACAGACTACGATCACTTTGGATATTTCCTGGAGTCCCGTGGATGAGATTCTTCAAACCCCTCCACTGTCCTCAACTGCAACCCTG AATATTAAAGTGGAATCGGGAGAGCCCAGAGGTCCTTTGAATCATCTCCAGAGAGAAGTGAAATTTCTCCTT GTCTTGGCTGATGGTTTGAGGACGGGTGTAAGCGAATGGCCTGAGCCTCTGGAAGTAAAGTCTGCCGTTGATCTTGTGCAGGAATTTCTGAATG ACTTAAATAAGCTGGATGGATTTGGTGATTctacaaaaaaagacacagag ACAGTGAAGCATGACAGTGCTGCAGTTGACCGTACCATCGAGTGTCTTTTCACAGTGCGGGGCGATCTCGATTTTGCTGAGCAGCTGTGGTTCAAAATGAGCAGTA GTGTGATTTCTTATCAAGACTTGGTGAAATGTTTCACGCTGATCATCCAGAGTCTACAACGTGGTGATATACAACCATGG ctCCATAGTGGGAGTAACAGTTTACTAAGTAAGCTTATTCATCAGTCTTATCACGGAACCATGGATACAATTTCTCTCAGTGGGATTGTTCCAGTTAAGATGCTTTTGGAAATTGGTCTGGACAAACTAAAGAAAGATTATATCAGTTTTTTCATAG GTCAGGAACTTGCATCTTTGAATCATTTG GAATATTTCATAACTCCATCAGTAGATATACAAGAACAGGTGTGTCGTGTTCAAAAACTCCACCATATTCTAGAAATATTAGTCAGTTGCATGCTTTTCATTAAACCCCAACATGAGCTCCTCTTTGCTTTAACACA atCCTGCATAAGATACTACAAACAAAATCCTCTTGACGAGCAACACATTTTTCAGCTGCCAGTCAGACCAACTGCTGTAAAAAGCTTATATCAAAG tGAGAAGCCACAGAAATGGAAAGTGGAAATCAGTGGTGGTCAGAAGAAGgtgaaaacagtttggcagctgAGTGACAGTGCACCTGTAGACCATCTGAGTTTCCACAAACCTG ATGTTTCTGAATTAACATTAAACGGTAGCCTGGAAGAAAGGATGTTCTATACTAACATGGTCACCTGCAGCCAGGTGCATTTCAAGTGA
- the ZWILCH gene encoding protein zwilch homolog isoform X4, with amino-acid sequence MMWSRMNRAAEEFYSRLLREFDEEKKGIHKDPFIYEPLEKEETSHVEELQSEETAISDFSTGENVGPLALPVGRARQLIGLYTMAHNPNMTHLKTNHPVTALPALWVRCDSSDPEGTCWLGAELVTTNDNITGIVLYTVSCKADKNYSVNLEDLKSSHKKRHHLSTVTARGFAQYELFKSMALDDTLAASQTTITLDISWSPVDEILQTPPLSSTATLNIKVESGEPRGPLNHLQREVKFLLVLADGLRTGVSEWPEPLEVKSAVDLVQEFLNDLNKLDGFGDSTKKDTETVKHDSAAVDRTIECLFTVRGDLDFAEQLWFKMSSSVISYQDLVKCFTLIIQSLQRGDIQPWLHSGSNSLLSKLIHQSYHGTMDTISLSGIVPVKMLLEIGLDKLKKDYISFFIGQELASLNHLEYFITPSVDIQEQVCRVQKLHHILEILVSCMLFIKPQHELLFALTQSCIRYYKQNPLDEQHIFQLPVRPTAVKSLYQSEKPQKWKVEISGGQKKVKTVWQLSDSAPVDHLSFHKPDVSELTLNGSLEERMFYTNMVTCSQVHFK; translated from the exons cctttagagaaggaagaaacaagtcATGTTGAAGAACTACAGTCTGAAGAAACTGCTATTTCTGATTTCTCTACTGGGGAGAATGTTGGACCACTTGCTTTACCAGTTGGGAGAGCAAG GCAGTTAATTGGACTTTACACTATGGCTCACAATCCTAATATGACCCACTTGAAGACTAATCATCCAGTTActgcccttcctgccctgtgGGTGAGGTGTGACAGTTCAGATCCTGAAGGGACCTGTTGGCTGGGAGCTGAGCTTGTCACCACAAATGACAACATTACAGGAATTGTCTTATATACGGTCAGTTGTAAAG CTGATAAAAATTATTCTGTAAATCTTGAAGACCTAAAAAGTTCACATAAGAAAAGACATCACTTGTCTACT GTAACAGCCAGGGGCTTTGCCCAGTATGAGCTGTTTAAGTCCATGGCCTTGGACGACACACTTGCCGCATCACAGACTACGATCACTTTGGATATTTCCTGGAGTCCCGTGGATGAGATTCTTCAAACCCCTCCACTGTCCTCAACTGCAACCCTG AATATTAAAGTGGAATCGGGAGAGCCCAGAGGTCCTTTGAATCATCTCCAGAGAGAAGTGAAATTTCTCCTT GTCTTGGCTGATGGTTTGAGGACGGGTGTAAGCGAATGGCCTGAGCCTCTGGAAGTAAAGTCTGCCGTTGATCTTGTGCAGGAATTTCTGAATG ACTTAAATAAGCTGGATGGATTTGGTGATTctacaaaaaaagacacagag ACAGTGAAGCATGACAGTGCTGCAGTTGACCGTACCATCGAGTGTCTTTTCACAGTGCGGGGCGATCTCGATTTTGCTGAGCAGCTGTGGTTCAAAATGAGCAGTA GTGTGATTTCTTATCAAGACTTGGTGAAATGTTTCACGCTGATCATCCAGAGTCTACAACGTGGTGATATACAACCATGG ctCCATAGTGGGAGTAACAGTTTACTAAGTAAGCTTATTCATCAGTCTTATCACGGAACCATGGATACAATTTCTCTCAGTGGGATTGTTCCAGTTAAGATGCTTTTGGAAATTGGTCTGGACAAACTAAAGAAAGATTATATCAGTTTTTTCATAG GTCAGGAACTTGCATCTTTGAATCATTTG GAATATTTCATAACTCCATCAGTAGATATACAAGAACAGGTGTGTCGTGTTCAAAAACTCCACCATATTCTAGAAATATTAGTCAGTTGCATGCTTTTCATTAAACCCCAACATGAGCTCCTCTTTGCTTTAACACA atCCTGCATAAGATACTACAAACAAAATCCTCTTGACGAGCAACACATTTTTCAGCTGCCAGTCAGACCAACTGCTGTAAAAAGCTTATATCAAAG tGAGAAGCCACAGAAATGGAAAGTGGAAATCAGTGGTGGTCAGAAGAAGgtgaaaacagtttggcagctgAGTGACAGTGCACCTGTAGACCATCTGAGTTTCCACAAACCTG ATGTTTCTGAATTAACATTAAACGGTAGCCTGGAAGAAAGGATGTTCTATACTAACATGGTCACCTGCAGCCAGGTGCATTTCAAGTGA
- the ZWILCH gene encoding protein zwilch homolog isoform X3 — MMWSRMNRAAEEFYSRLLREFDEEKKGIHKDPFIYETDVQGQLIGKGQPNPLKNILNENDMIFIVEKLPLEKEETSHVEELQSEETAISDFSTGENVGPLALPVGRARQLIGLYTMAHNPNMTHLKTNHPVTALPALWVRCDSSDPEGTCWLGAELVTTNDNITGIVLYTVSCKADKNYSVNLEDLKSSHKKRHHLSTVTARGFAQYELFKSMALDDTLAASQTTITLDISWSPVDEILQTPPLSSTATLNIKVESGEPRGPLNHLQREVKFLLVLADGLRTGVSEWPEPLEVKSAVDLVQEFLNDLNKLDGFGDSTKKDTETVKHDSAAVDRTIECLFTVRGDLDFAEQLWFKMSSSVISYQDLVKCFTLIIQSLQRGDIQPWLHSGSNSLLSKLIHQSYHGTMDTISLSGIVPVKMLLEIGLDKLKKDYISFFIGQELASLNHLEYFITPSVDIQEQVCRVQKLHHILEILVSCMLFIKPQHELLFALTQSCIRYYKQNPLDEQHIFQLPVRPTAVKSLYQSEKPQKWKVEISGGQKKVKTVWQLSDSAPVDHLSFHKPDVSELTLNGSLEERMFYTNMVTCSQVHFK; from the exons ACTGATGTTCAAGGGCAGTTGATCGGCAAAGGCCAACCAAAccctttgaaaaatattctaaatgaaaATGATATGATATTCATTGTAGAGAAATTG cctttagagaaggaagaaacaagtcATGTTGAAGAACTACAGTCTGAAGAAACTGCTATTTCTGATTTCTCTACTGGGGAGAATGTTGGACCACTTGCTTTACCAGTTGGGAGAGCAAG GCAGTTAATTGGACTTTACACTATGGCTCACAATCCTAATATGACCCACTTGAAGACTAATCATCCAGTTActgcccttcctgccctgtgGGTGAGGTGTGACAGTTCAGATCCTGAAGGGACCTGTTGGCTGGGAGCTGAGCTTGTCACCACAAATGACAACATTACAGGAATTGTCTTATATACGGTCAGTTGTAAAG CTGATAAAAATTATTCTGTAAATCTTGAAGACCTAAAAAGTTCACATAAGAAAAGACATCACTTGTCTACT GTAACAGCCAGGGGCTTTGCCCAGTATGAGCTGTTTAAGTCCATGGCCTTGGACGACACACTTGCCGCATCACAGACTACGATCACTTTGGATATTTCCTGGAGTCCCGTGGATGAGATTCTTCAAACCCCTCCACTGTCCTCAACTGCAACCCTG AATATTAAAGTGGAATCGGGAGAGCCCAGAGGTCCTTTGAATCATCTCCAGAGAGAAGTGAAATTTCTCCTT GTCTTGGCTGATGGTTTGAGGACGGGTGTAAGCGAATGGCCTGAGCCTCTGGAAGTAAAGTCTGCCGTTGATCTTGTGCAGGAATTTCTGAATG ACTTAAATAAGCTGGATGGATTTGGTGATTctacaaaaaaagacacagag ACAGTGAAGCATGACAGTGCTGCAGTTGACCGTACCATCGAGTGTCTTTTCACAGTGCGGGGCGATCTCGATTTTGCTGAGCAGCTGTGGTTCAAAATGAGCAGTA GTGTGATTTCTTATCAAGACTTGGTGAAATGTTTCACGCTGATCATCCAGAGTCTACAACGTGGTGATATACAACCATGG ctCCATAGTGGGAGTAACAGTTTACTAAGTAAGCTTATTCATCAGTCTTATCACGGAACCATGGATACAATTTCTCTCAGTGGGATTGTTCCAGTTAAGATGCTTTTGGAAATTGGTCTGGACAAACTAAAGAAAGATTATATCAGTTTTTTCATAG GTCAGGAACTTGCATCTTTGAATCATTTG GAATATTTCATAACTCCATCAGTAGATATACAAGAACAGGTGTGTCGTGTTCAAAAACTCCACCATATTCTAGAAATATTAGTCAGTTGCATGCTTTTCATTAAACCCCAACATGAGCTCCTCTTTGCTTTAACACA atCCTGCATAAGATACTACAAACAAAATCCTCTTGACGAGCAACACATTTTTCAGCTGCCAGTCAGACCAACTGCTGTAAAAAGCTTATATCAAAG tGAGAAGCCACAGAAATGGAAAGTGGAAATCAGTGGTGGTCAGAAGAAGgtgaaaacagtttggcagctgAGTGACAGTGCACCTGTAGACCATCTGAGTTTCCACAAACCTG ATGTTTCTGAATTAACATTAAACGGTAGCCTGGAAGAAAGGATGTTCTATACTAACATGGTCACCTGCAGCCAGGTGCATTTCAAGTGA